The following nucleotide sequence is from Cercospora beticola chromosome 2, complete sequence.
TCTCCAGCTGGCATCTGGCCTGATTCTTCGCACACCGATATGACCGTAGTGAGCAACACGTCTGCTGAACTTCGACTGCAGCCTGGATTGTGGGATCAAGAATGATGCTCATGTATCTTTAAAAAGTGCTGCGATCGTCCCGTCGCGACATCTCCATCCTCCGCGTGCAAGGTTTCCTCTTGCGGCCATTCTCATGACCCAAGAGGATGGCGGGAGCAAACTCAATGATTGTTGCGAGCCTagaaggaagcagaagcgctTAGATTTGGCAGTACACGAGGCCTTCCAGCCAGTTCTCGAATCCACGAACTGCGCAGATCTCAACGTCGATGTGTTCTGGCTTGTTCCTCGAAGAAGAACTGACGAGGGCGAAAGTGCCGCGTAACGTCCCGATCTGGTGCCTCAAGGAGTGGTCGTATCTTCGCAGAATGACTTCGACCAGATGCAACACTGCACAGCACGACTCCTCTACGCTGACATGTGCCGCTTCGTTTATCTTTGGGAAGACGTCGCTGTCCGGACAATGCGTTGCACTCGTTGGACGTGGGACTGAGACTTGATGGCGAGACCGCTGGGCCCCCTGGCGATCATTGTCCGGTCTTGTTGCTGCATCTTTGGAGAGCACGGGAATGTGGAGAGTCTGACCATAGACGTATTGGTCCGGCGCTTGACTTTCCTGCCGCGATGTATTGATCTCGAGCAGTCTTTCGAATTGGCAGTGCTTCCTCGATGGCTCCGAGCTGGTTCTCTCGAATGTACGCCGCACGAAAATCCGACTGCCATATGGCGGGTGGTTCACTTTTCGCGTCCCCCAGTCTCATCAAGGCAATGGGCTGTACAGATGTTCTTCCAGCTTACCCTGGTGCAGCGTTGAGCCTTGCGGAGGATCAGAATCAAATTCCAGGCCGgaaatgatgatgatggcatgGCGGACGCGCCCACGCGAGCATTGAGTCTTGCTGAGCCTCGGGACCAGGCCACATCCGAGGGCACGAGTAGCTCAGACATAATTACTGGCGGGCTTACCATCTGCAACGCGACTCCACAGAGCAAAAGGCCGTGGTGGCTGAGCTGACCATCACGTCAAGCAGTGGAGGCAGAGCGAAGGTGCCAGCAGGATCCATTCGTGCTATGTCACAGATGTCCACTGCACTCTGATACTCTAGTGCTAGACATGGCTTCTGGTGTCAATCGAACAGCTAGCGTGTATCCGTCTGCTCCTGCTACGAAAGGCTTCTCCAACGAATACGAGCCTGATAGCTACTGGCCTTGTACCATGCCCTGTGGAATCTGTCCGTACGTTCAAAGAAATCCAACATCCCGACACCTTTACTAGCTGGTTCTCCCCCACACTGGCTCTTGCTCAACTTTCTTCCCACTGTTCGTCCCTGCTCGGCAAGGCGCTGATTCGCTGTTGCACGTGAAAGGAGTGATCGTATCGGTGGCAGGAAAAGGACCAGCTGCGGTCGTTGCTGATTTCCAAGGACGTTGCACAAGCAATCGTGTGGTATGACTATGGTCGATCGATGAGAGTCGCGCAGAGATGGCGTTGACGCGTTGCATTGGAACGTTCGTGTTTGATGGCAATCGGGTGAGGAGAAGTAAACGCAAACCTGCCATCTCTCTCCCTCACAAGGCTTGCCCAGCAACATAGCCGCTCTGAGTACTTCAGCAAGCCCTCTCTGTCCATCAGCACATGCTCCTGCACCTCCACGCGCTTGTTTCAACGCGTCAAATCGCATCTGACGCGTGCTGGCCGCCGTTGCCCCCGGCACCTGCCAAGCCTTCCCACGGTACATAAGGGCTCCTGCCTCCGCACATGCTCAGTTGAGctctcaacaacatcaacacgCGAGCGCATAGCTCCACCGCGCAATCACAAGCCATCACAAGGCGTTTCTCACCGGTGAGTAATCTCCCAGTCACCTCACTCCCTCACCCATTGGACCCACTCGCCAGCACAAAAAggccctcctcttcctccctcAATCTGATCTTCTATCCCCCACTACCCACAACAACCAGCACCCGACAGCAACCTTCCACCACTCtcatccatcatcatcacatcCATCCACACCCACTCACAACCATCAGCACCGGTACGCCCTGACTCCTGTCGTCGGCGCCGCACTTCGCGGCTACCAAACACACCAAACGCCCTTGCGCGACTTGACTGTGTGCGGTGCCTCGAAGTAGCGGCCTCGCGCGCCCCCTTCAGTGACCATCGCATACTGACTTCCCTCTCAGAACTCCACATCCCCATCCACCCACTCCCGCGCATCACTCGCCATCACAATGGCTGGTCCTGCCAAGAACCGCATcaacgagcagcagaaggctACCCCTTCTCGCCAGACTCCGCAGCGCTCCGTCCACAGCTCGAGCGGCGTTagttcgtcctcgtccagtGGCCGCAACACTGCTTCCCCAGCGGTCTCCTCCGCGCGCTCGCAGCCCAGCGCTGCCCGCTCTGCTCGCACCAACGTCTCTCGCGTCGGTGGCTACGACGGCAACGCCGATCCTGCTCCGCAGCCAGAGCGTGACCCCAACACTGCCAAGGTCATCGTCGATCCTCGCAACTTCGACTTGGGCATTGCTGGGTGGGCTACTGTCCGCGGCACTGACCTGGTCAGCAAGCCACAGCGCGAGGCACCCTCTAAGCTCGGCCAAGCCACCAAGATCGGCCTCAACACCTATCATGTCGAGTCTTTCCCCAATATTGTTGTGTACCAGTACGAAGTCATGATTGGCAAGggagaggagaagcgcgGTGCCATTGAGAAGGTCTGGAACTCCAAGCCAGTGCAGGCAGAGATGGGTGGTTTCACCATCTTTGACGGCAATCGCTTGGCCTGGTCCGGCAAGCCTCTCGCTCGTGAGGTTCGCCTTACCGTCGACCTGGACGTTGAGCAAGGCCGCCAGCCGAAGGTCAAGTCAGACAAGAACATCTTCCGCGTCCACATTCGTCAGACCAACAAGGTTGGCTTTCAGTCCCTGATGGCTCACCTGCAGGGCAAGGCTTCTTTCGACAACACCTGCCTTGAAGCTATCAACTTCGCAGACCATCTCCTTCGCGAGACTCCATCAAAGAAGTTCGTCTCGATCAAGCGTTCTTTCTTCCCGAAGGGTGGCCAGCCCGTCGATCTTGGTGGTGGCGTCAACGCTCTCAAGGGCGTCTACCAATCGCTTCGACTCGTCCACCCAGGCCGTCTTTCAGTCAACATGGATGTTGCCAACGGCACTTTCTGGCAAGCAATTCCTCTGGTCCAAGCTGCCGTCCTCTTCTGTGGCGCTCGCGACCCGGCCGACCTGGCTGCTCAGCTGAACCGCGGCGGAGAGAAGGGCCTCAAGGGCAAGCAATTGAAGCGTATGCGCAAGTTGCATGTTATGGCGAAGCACCGTGGCAAGGCAGAACTCGACGAGTATGTCATTGACAGCTTCATCTACATTTCTCCGAAAGACTACAAGGTTCAAGTCACCGATCCTTCCGGCAAGGAGGTTGAAATGACGCTGTACAGCTTCTTCATGAAGAAGTACAGCGTTACCATCAACTACTCTGGCCTGCCTTtggtgaagatgacgaagGGCAAGAACACGGTCTTGCCAATGGAGGTTCTCAAGGTCAAGGAGAACCAGCGATACGCTTACAAGATGGATGAGCGTCAAACCTCCAACATGATCAAGTTTGCCGTCACGGCTCCTGGGCAGCGATACCAACACATCCAGGAGGGCATGAAGATGCTTGACTGGGCCAACGACCCAGTGCTGAACAAGTACGGTGTCAAGATCAACCCCAACAAGACCATCGTCGACGCTCGTGTTCTAGTGGCACCTACTGTCAAGTTTGGTGTTGGCGATGCGAAGCCAGGCACTTCTGGTCGCTGGGAtctcaagggcaagaagttctTGACTACCAACTCTGCTCCTCTGAAGAGCTGGGCAGTCTGTGTCGTCTCTGGTCGTCGTGGCGGCAAGCCAGACAAGACTGTGGTTGAGAATTTCATCAAGGCTTTCGTTTCGGGCTACATCAACCATGGTGGCAAAGTCGAGAACAAGCAGCCATCGATGGTTCTTGGCGGCGGTGACGACGTCGGCACCTGGGTCACGAACACTTGGAACGCTGCTGGCAACCAAGCCCAATCCCGCCCTCAGATCCTGCTATTCATCTTGCCCGACAAGGACAGCCAGGTTTACGGCCGCATTAAGCGCTCTTGCGAGTGCCGCTATGGTGTCGTCTCCCAGTGCGTCCAGTACGCTCACGCGCAGAAGGCTCAACCTCAGTACATCTCAAACGTGTGCATGAAGTTCAACTGCAAGCTTGGTGGTGCTACCTGCCGCGCCATCGGCCCGAAGACAGGCGGTGCTACTGGTATCTTTCAGGTCCCGACTATGGTCATCGGCGCTGATGTGTCTCACTCTGCTCCTGGCGTCCAGGCCCCATCCATGGCTGCCATGACCATCTCTACCGACAGACTCGCCACTCGCTACGCTGCACTCGTCCAGACCAACGGCTACCGTGGAGAGATGATCAATACCGATATCATCAAGAACGAGCTCaagccaatgctgcagcactGGGTCCAGCAAGTTGGTGGCGGCAAGCTTCCAGCGCAGATCATCTACATTCGTGATGGTGTCTCCGAAGGCCAGTACAACCAGGTTCTTCAGCAGGAGGTTATGGACATGAAGCAGCTTGTCAAGACTGCCGATCCCTCTGCCAATGTCaagttcctcgtcgtcatcggcTCTAAGCGCCACCACGTTCGCTTCTTCCCCGACAAGGGTGACCGCAACGGCAACGCATTCCCGGGCACCCTCGTCGAGACTGGTGTGACCAACCCATTCGAGAATGATTTCTACCTCTGCTCGCACGCCGCCATCAAGGGTACAGCTCGTCCGGCTCACTACTACGTTCTCCTCAACGAGCCAGCTATGTCCAACGACATGCTTCACACCCTGCTCTACGAGCATGCCTACCAGTACCAGCGCGCCTCGACCCCAATCTCGCAGCACCCGGCCATCTACTACGCCCATCTTGCCGCTGCGCGTGCTGGTCCACACGATCCGAAGTGGGCTGGTAGCACTGACGGTCCATCCactgagaagaagcagtcgGGCTCTCAGTCTGGCTCGCAAGCTGGCCGTTCTGGCACTCGCGGTTCCTCCTCTGGCGTTCCGGCTGAGTTCGACAAGCTCATGCCCATGCCGAACCAGGGCGGTATCGCAACTTCTATGTGGTACATCTAAGTGCTAAATGGATAGTTTCTTGCACTGACACGATGAGCGGCGAGGAGAGGTGATGTGGTGACTTGGTGGTCTTGGCCTAGATGGTGTTCCTTTTGGTGAGGCGTACAGGCGCGAGGGTCACTACATGATCGAGAGTGTACGATTGTGACCGAGAGAAGGCTCGAGACGAGCAATATGATGTACTAGTAGCATGAAGAAAATGGATGTCTGCCCTGAGGGCACATCACCACTTACCGTTCCCATTGTCTTCTTTCATGTGTTCCGAGATGGCCGTTGAGATTACTGACACGCAGTCCTTGGCCATCGTGGCAGGTGTTTCTTGCGATCTTAGGGCAAAGCAACGGCTTTCAGAATGTTCCAGCAATGATGTCCGGTAGCAGGAGCTCGAAGACTAACACAGCATCGGATCGATGGAAAGCAAGTCACGCATTGTCCGCGGCCGCAGGGCCTAGACGGAAATTGCACATCGAAGCGATCAAGGCTCGATCGATTGTTCGCGACTGCACGAGGATTGGACGAGCGAGCAGTTCGGCGGAGAGGCTTCGTCAGCTCAGAAAACGAGAGACTACAGTCGTACGAGAGATTTATCGCTCAAGACTAGCCTCACCGAGACGATCATCTTGATAAGGAACATATATCTCCGAGGACGCCCCTACATGGGACACAAGACAGACTGGATCTCAAAGGCGCAGTAACACCTTTCGCTGGCCGGTAGTTCCTGATGAACGGATGTCTAAATGTACGACAGGAATAGCGCCACTTTCATTGCCCAAGAGTGGTGATCAAACCACCACTTCACAACTCAACAGTTGCACTTCCCACCGCACTCGCTGGCGTCTCCGCAACACGGTACACCAACTTCTTCCCAGACACCTTATCATTCTTCATATCCTCCATTCCCTTCAACGCTCCTGCCAAACCTTCTCCACCCACCTGCTCCGGATGTGTCTTCAACTTGCCCTCCTTCAACAGATCCTCTGTAATCTGGAAGAACTTCTTCGCGAATTCAAAGTCCTCTTGAACAGCTGGAGTTTCTCGTCCAGCTTTCATGAAAGGATCATTGAAGATTGTGTACATGAATGTGAAAGTCGTTGTCACATCTGTGCGGCCTGGGAGCTTGACTGGCAAGATTGTGCCGTATCGAGCATCTTTGGAATCGGATGACAAAGCCTCAGCACAGATCTTTGCGGAAGCCTCGAGAGAAATGGTATCCCAGATTAGTTTGAGAGAGTCATTTGTGTCGCGGTTGATTTGCTTTCCGCAGTCTGCGTCGCGGTAGTTGTAGACTGCGTCAGCACCGAGAGATTTGACAAAGTCGTTATTGTGTGGAGAGCAAGTCGTGAGGACTTTGTAGCCGGAGAGCTTGGCGAATTGGATGGCGAGAGATCCGGTTGCAGTAGAGCCGCCGTAGATGAGGACGGATTGAGAGTCCTTTGGGATGGGATCGGTTGGAAGGTTGAGTTTGAGTGCCTTCTGGTAGAGGCCTTGACCAACGGTGCTGACGCCGAGAGGGAAAGTTGCGGCTTGCTCGAAGGAGAGGTTGGAGGGGATCTTGACGAGTAAATCGGCTTTGGCTACAGCGTATTCTGCGAAACAGCCGTCTTCGGGCTGGCTGGCGTTGGCGCCGTGGGTGGTGCCTGCGATGCGGTCGCCGACTTGGAATTGCTTGGTCACATCTGCTTGGACATCAGTCCCTTGAATGTAGATGGCCCTCGGGCTGCGCGAAAGACTCACCACTTCCGACTTCAACCACTGTGCCTGAGAAGTCACAGCCAGAGAGACCATTATCTGCAGCTCGCTTGCCATTGATGTGCTTCCAGTCAGTCGGGTTCAAGGCAATGGCTTCCACTTTCGCCAGCAAGTATGTTGGTCGGACTTTGGGAAGGTTTATCTCAGCAACTTGAGCTTTATTGCCATTGATTGTGATGGCTTTGACTGTGGATGGAGGAGCCATTGTTGCAATTTATGTCGAGGACTTGTTCGATGTTCTAGCAAAGGAGTCGTGCGAAGGGAGTCAGGAAGGAGCTGGAGTTGTCGTGAGAAGCATTGGAAGCTCTGGTCTTTTAAGAGCTATGTCATATCCCTTCTCGGCCGAATCTCCGCCGCTGAGCCATTCTGGATTTCCAACCACACCTGAGGCAGACTTGCATTGAGTTTTCAGGGTAGCTGCTTCACAGTCAACAAACACTTTCTTGGGCAGGACGAGAATGTTGTCAGCGTAGACTTCTTTGCATTTCATTCCCGGCTAATTATGCTGTCCCTGCCACGCCAGCTTTGGCCTctttcttggctttcttCTCAGCCTTCCGCCGCCTCTTTTCCTCCTTGCTCAGCTCGTCTGACGTTCCGTTTGGCATTTGCAAAGCTACAGGTGTTGTGCCATTGACCATGTCGACGTCTGAGTCctttcgcttcttcttcgccttcttcggtgTCGTCGTTTGCGCGTTCTCCGCTTCGACCGCAGCTCCGTGAACTCCCAGCGTCTTCGGGAACTGGAAGCTTGTACTCTTTGCCTTCGCTCCagtgtcttcttcctcttcgctgtCTGAGCCCAGACCAGCGTCACCTGCACCGAAGCCCGCTGGCTTATACCGCATGCGCATCCCTTTCGGCTGTGGCCGTATGCTGTTCACTGATGGACGAGCGATACTGGCTGCTGCACTGCTGCCCGTGTTCGTGTCggcttgcttgctgctcaGGGCTGGCAGATTGATTCTCTGTTTAAGATGTAGAGTCTTCGTGATCGGCTGCGGTACGGAGTCGTAGCTGCTACTGCTCGGCACGAGCACACTGTTGAAGCGATTGTTCGGGCTTTTGTCTTCGCTGAGACTATAGTCGGTGCCTTTGTGTGACAGGACCGAAGCTCCAGATTGTATCGAATCTAGCGTGATGTCACCGAGCAACTTCAGGGACACATTACTTGGAGCCACAATGTGCCATATCTGCTGGCCCGCGAAGCTCTTTGCAGAAAAGGTCGCATCGGAGACAGAGACAGGTGTATGCCCACTTGGAGGCTTGAAAGACTGAACGGGTATGCTTTCGAAGTGGCCGGCATGTTTCGTAGGCCTCGGTGTTGGTGCGGTCTCTGCGGAAGGCTCCGCTgaatcatcctcgtccgcgCTCTCACTGTCCTCACCTTGCTCTTCTGATGCCACTTCTCCCACCTGTTCCACTTCTCCGGCATCCTTCAATGCTGTTTTCACGCGTTTGGTGTCTGGCTTATCCTCGTCGCTGCTCGACTCGTCTTCGCTCGATTCCCCATTGTCTAGTGAGCTAACGCTCTCGGCTTTCCTTTTCACACCATTTACACGTGTGGGCACTGTATCCGGCTTTTTGAGTGATGGAGCATCTACCATCTGCTCGTCTAGCTCGCTCTCTGCTGATTCGGAGCCATCGCtgctctcgtcgtcgtcgctgctaGGGGTAGGCTCGGGTTTTGTCGGCGGCGATGGAGCCTTCTTTTGTTTCGTCGCTTTCACTTTGGCGGTCTTGGTATCCGACTTTGCAGTGGTTGATGCCTCGTCTTGTTCTGAATCCGAATCCACAACACGCTCTTCGCTCAGTCCCGGTGTCTTTGGCTTTGTGGCTGCCTTCTTGCCCTGCTTCTTCACTTTCTCCTCAgtctttgccttcttcgccggcGCCTTTACTTCTTTTTGCGCCATTGCGGCTTTTTCGAGGGTCCTCGATAGCTCCAAGGCCGCAAGAGAACTTGTGGAGATGCAAGAGTGCAATTTTTGAATTAAGGTTCGCGAGCTAAAAGTTTAGTGTCAAGCTTCTGAAAATAGTTGTACCGGGGACCAGCACATCTTCGCGACTGCTGCACGCACGACACACAGCATGGCCGCCGCCAAACGGAAAGCAGGAGAAGCCTTTGGCAAGAACAAGACGCAAGATCTGAGGAATCCGGAGACTCAAGTGAGCGCATTCGCAGCTGCCCGCGCGATCAGTTCTCCGGCTGATTGGCGAGAatcagcttcttcgacatgTAAACCAGAAGATGAACATGCCTCTGGCGCTATTGAGGAGCTGAGCGCGCACGAGACGACCGGAAGCACTCAAATCGCAGTTGACGATCCGGTGGTGAGCATGGAATGCGAGCGCGGCGATGCAGCGAAAATCAACGTCACTCTCTCGACCATCAAGCAGAACGCTATCGACTTTCCCAATGACGATGCCATGGTGATTTCAATGCGACCGGAAGAAAGCGTCACTATTCTGGGTGATTTTAACTTACAAGTACTAAATGGCGTTGTCTCCATATATGGGTCCATGATCCATGCCAACCGGGGTGTACAAAGAGTGTACGCACCAGCAGTATCTCCACTGCCTGCTATTACAGCTCGCAAGCCGGAAACGTCAATTCGAATCACATCTGTATCTTCTGGGTTGGCGAGTATCGAGCCACTGTCTCCGATGTTTCGCAATATTTGCTCGTCAGTCGAGGGCGACTCTCGTTCGTTCTGTGTCCTACCTAATTCCAGAGATGTCTCAATGGGAAGGGCAATAACACCTCTCGACATCGATGACGGCACTAGGAAAGTGATCTCTCAACTCAATGCTCGGCTGGATGCAGGCGGCCAGGCGCCTCGAATTATGGCAATCGGTGGCAAGTCTTCTGGGAAGTCGACTTTCAATCGTATTCTCTGCAATACTGTCACCAGTCGAGCCGACAGGAGCAGCTGCGCCTACATTGATCTCGATCCTGGCCAACCAGAGTTCGGACCACCTGGTCAGCTCTCATTAATCGAAGTCACTGCGCCAATCTTGGGCCCGTCGTTTACTCATCAAGCATCGACGCGAAACTCGAGTTATCGCCTCATACGATCCCACACGATCGCTTCAACAACATTCAAGGACGATCCAGACCACTATCTGGCATGTGCTTTCGACCTATTGAGCTACGCACCCAAGAACATACCTATAATTATCAACTCATGTGGTTGGGTGAATGGGCTAGGAGCGAGCACGATAGTCTCACTGGCATCGAAGCTATCCATATCAGATCTGGTGAGCCTAGACTCAATTGAGACAGAGGTGCTCAGCGAAGCTGCCGCGGTGGTAGGCAATGTGCCGCTCCGCATTTCTAGgaggcagcgacagcagGCATTACGGACACCTGCGGAGCTCCGCGCCATGCAAACGATGGCATACTTCCACCAGAAGTCTTCCCTGAGCTCCGTCAAATGGATTACGAAGCCTATAAATGAAGTTCGGCCCTGGATCGTCTCGTACTCCACGGAGGGCTCAGGAATCGCAGCGGTAAGATCACTCTTGTGTGTTCCGTACACGTATCAGCGTGTTCGAAGACTAGTGCACTGTAAACTACACGATGACTCAGATGCTAACACCCCACAGGTTCTCAACTACGGCCAAGCCCCACATCCGGATTTCCTGGGTGAAGTCCTTGATGGCTCCATAGTAGCCATCACAGTGATCGATGACCAGGCCCTCGACCAAGAAGCGATTCATCGCACAGCCACAGAACATATTCCCTACCTACCACCAAGTCCGACAGGTCACACTCCTCCTCTCGATCCTCGGCGCAGTCATTGCATTGGTCTTGGGCTGATACGCGGCATCGACACAGAAAGCAAGACTTTGCAGCTAGTCACGCCCGTTGCCTCGGGTGAAATCGAAGCGTTGGCGGACAAGCAAGTAGTGCTCATACGCGGCGGATTTGATCCACCAGAATGGGCTTACTTGGAGGACTGGTATGCGGCAGGAGGAGCTGTAGATACAGAGGAACGGCCATGGGTCAGCTTTCAAGAGCAAGTGGGTATAGAAGGCTCGATCTGGCGTATGCGACATCCTCCTATGGCAAAGGATGTACGGTAAATGCACGATGGCTTTCTCAAGCCTCGTGAATCGGTCCGAGGCATCGCAAGTTACACCAAGCATAATGTGCAGCCTCTGCAACTGGCAGAGATAATGCTTCGCTGGTTGTCCCAGACTAAGTATATTTTTGTTCTCACTTCACTCGCGTCGTTCACGTTGTAGGCTGCACGGACGCTGTTGCCTCGGCAAAAACTCGGATCGGTGTTTCGATCCTTTGCCATCGAAGATTCCGCTCCAATGGCAATCGATGACAGATCACTCAAGCTCTCTCATCGCATTTGTAAGGGCTAGTTGCGTCATTCGAATGCCGACGGATATAAGGGCTACAAGCACGTCAGCAAATAGACAGCATTATAGCGATCGTAGGTCACCTTCCATCTCTCTTGGTATATGTACGCGCGATCATCTTTGCGATTCTTCACCAGCAAGCAACTCTCATACACAGCAAGCAGATCATACAATCGAGTGCAGAGCATACCGCCGCTGAGAAACGCCCGACCTCAGCAGACCGCAAACATGACGACAGCGATTTTCAAACACATCGATACCACCACGTATACCGGGAAGCCTTGGGGAAAGGTCGATGCCGACGCAACATCATTCAAACTCGAAGATGTAGAGCGCAACGTGCACAACATTCGAGGACGCGAACAAGAATTCACTACAGACAACTCCGGCTTCGCCGTATACAACTCGCCCGCGAAAGAGAAGCTGTTCACAGACGACAAGGCAGTGCGTGAGGGATACTATGCCGAGGTGGAAGACCTGCTCCGCAAGAACATCAAGGGTATCAAGAAGGTGCATATCTTTGACCACACAATTCGACGGAAGGACAAGGCTTCGCCGCGACAGCCCGTACAGCAGGTGCATGTGGACCAGACTGCAGGAGCCACGGACGTTCGTGTGCGACGACATCTCTCATCAGAAGCGGACGAGCTTCTCAAGGGCCGCTACCAAATCATAAACGTGTGGAGGCCCATAGGACATCCGGCGTCGGACTTCCCGCTCGCGGTTGTGGACTGGAGAAGTACGGAGCCGAAGGACTTCATCCCAGTCGACCTTCTCTACCCAGTCCGTCCAGATTCCGCcatggacgatgacgacagAGGCAAAGAGCGCCTGGCAGACCCGGCTACTTTGCAGTCGACCGAAGGCTACGAAGCGCGAGGTGAGACGCTCGGAGTCGCAGCCAACGAAAACCACAAGTTCTACTATATGAAAGATATGACACCTGACGAGGTTATGCTGTTGAAGTGTTATGACAGTTTCGGAGTCGGAGAGAAGTTCGAGCATGAAGGCATCGCCACTCGAACTCCACACACGGCTTTCTTTGATCCCAATACTCCTGCGGACGCGCCGGGTAGGCAGAGTATTGAGGTTCGATGCTTGGTATTCTACGAATAGGCATGAAATAGAGTGATATTGTTGATAGAATGCAGTCACGACCAGGAAGTTCGCCAAAGACCGCAATTTCCCACTACGCCCGTAAATCTTGTGCTCCATCTGACGCGTTTATGGCATCCCGGGCCATAGCGAACAACATCACTTCTTGCCCATTTTTGGGCCTGGAACTTGGAAAAACAATGCCAATGCGGGCCATATGCGCATGCCAGCCGCGCGAGCGCGCCTCAACACTCCGTTCTTATGCACATCTCCTAATGGCATGCCACTTCCCGCGCGCACATGCAAACAAAATTTATCATTTGCGCACGTCATAGCCCTGACTAACGGCCTTTACTCCGGTGGTGGGAGGGCTACAGGTGGACTTCACCATATCTGGAACCTCTACTACGTGCCTCCGCTGCAGTGGGAACGGAAATATGCATAAAATCCAGTTCGCTTCCGAATATGCATGGCAGAAATTCTCCACTTCGCTCCCATACGTCGTCCGCGGGCTGGTACATAGTCACTTCCAGGACTTTGCGCGTGGCGCCTTCCAAAATGCTCGTGAGATTTGGCAACGGGGCAGGAGTGCTTGCAAAGGAAATCATTGTGGATGCTCGCAAGAATCACTTCTATGCAGATGGCCAGAAACTTTCATATCCTCGAGCAAATTCCCCGTAAGAGCTGCATGGCGGTGCTTCGTCCGAGAATCCAATATATCCATGTAGGGGACGGCTCCAGTCGGTAAGATATGGTCTCTTTCCAGTGCAGAATGCGAAGTATATCCACATCTCCACGCCAGCAATGCACAAGGCACAAGGATAAGGCAAGAGGGCTCAATCAGAGCTGGAGAAAACACAGGAATTGCAAGCAGTAACTTGTACTTGTCACGCCACTCCATAACTGTGCTGCGCGCTTTTTCTAATCTCTGATTACTCCCCAGTGATGCAAGAATCTCGCACTCATACAGCAATCCTCCTAGGAAGCTGGCATGCTTGCCCGCTTCCGAAATAAGCGGCCGGTTGGGTGGCACGGCCAACAGGTCTCAATAGCTGCACTTCTGCCGACCTATTGTCTCGCAGGTACTTTTCTACACATTTTCTGGGCACGCGTGCTCCGTCAGCTTGAATCCTGTACACCTCTGCGATCACAGCGAATCCCGGACCACTCCAATCGCAATGTCGTCAACCAAGCCGAAGCACAACAGGACTACACCGAACATTAAAGCTGCATGTGAAGAATGCCGGTATTTTCACCCAATGTACCTCGCAAGGGGAGATTTTGATGTGCTAATCTTTACCCACAGA
It contains:
- a CDS encoding uncharacterized protein (BUSCO:EOG09261DRB), which produces MAAAKRKAGEAFGKNKTQDLRNPETQVSAFAAARAISSPADWRESASSTCKPEDEHASGAIEELSAHETTGSTQIAVDDPVVSMECERGDAAKINVTLSTIKQNAIDFPNDDAMVISMRPEESVTILGDFNLQVLNGVVSIYGSMIHANRGVQRVYAPAVSPLPAITARKPETSIRITSVSSGLASIEPLSPMFRNICSSVEGDSRSFCVLPNSRDVSMGRAITPLDIDDGTRKVISQLNARLDAGGQAPRIMAIGGKSSGKSTFNRILCNTVTSRADRSSCAYIDLDPGQPEFGPPGQLSLIEVTAPILGPSFTHQASTRNSSYRLIRSHTIASTTFKDDPDHYLACAFDLLSYAPKNIPIIINSCGWVNGLGASTIVSLASKLSISDLVSLDSIETEVLSEAAAVVGNVPLRISRRQRQQALRTPAELRAMQTMAYFHQKSSLSSVKWITKPINEVRPWIVSYSTEGSGIAAVLNYGQAPHPDFLGEVLDGSIVAITVIDDQALDQEAIHRTATEHIPYLPPSPTGHTPPLDPRRSHCIGLGLIRGIDTESKTLQLVTPVASGEIEALADKQVVLIRGGFDPPEWAYLEDWYAAGGAVDTEERPWVSFQEQVGIEGSIWRMRHPPMAKDVR